ATATTTGGAAATTGGTTGCCCAATATTGGACAGAATGTCAATATACAGATGAATCTAATTATGATATACTAAACAGAAATATACCTGAACAAATTTTCAGAGCATATTACAGAAATGTTTTGAAGCCTCTTAATGAAGCCAGAAAATTAATAACTGAGGATGAACTGGTAGGAGCTGAAACTGAAGCACAAAAACAAAATAAGTTATTTATTATTGATATACTTGAAGTATATTGTTATCATAATCTTGTTAATATCTTTGGTGATGTTCCTTATTCAGAAGCTCTTGATTTTGAGAATATAAGCCCGGTATATGATGATGCGGCAACGATATATTCAGATCTTCTTGCAAGACTTAATACTGTAATTGCAGGATTAGATGTAAACAGTAACAGCTATGTTCATGCAGACCATATTTATAACGGTAATGTTTCTGCATGGTTAAAATTTGCAAACTCACTAAAATTGAAAATTGCAATTAACTTAGCTGATGTTAATGCCTCTGTAGCTCTAACTAATGTTGAAGCAGCCGTAACAGCCGGTGTATTTACTTCTGCTGCAGATAATGCATTATTTGCATATGAAGGTGCATCTCCTAATGCTAATCCATTGTATGATGACTTAATTGCAAGCGGTCGTCATGATTTTGTTGCTGCAAATACGATCATAGATGCTATGAATGCTTTAAATGATCCGCGTATGGATTATTACTTTAAAAATCAAATTGGTGGAGTTTGGATTGGCGGTCCTTATGGATTCTCAAATGTATTTTCAAATTACGCACAAGTTAACTCAACAATTTCCGATGCTGTATTCCCGGGAATTTTAATGACTTATTCTGAAATACAGTTTTATATTGCTGAAGCTGCTGCCAGAGGATGGAGTGTTGGTCAAACTGCCGAAGATGCATATAATGTTGCTGTACAAGCTTCATTTGACTTCTGGGGAGCAGGAGATGCTGCAACATATTTGGCTGATGATGCTCCTTATACAGGATACGCATCATGGCAAGAAGCTATCGGAGAACAAGCATGGATATCGTATTATACACGAGGTTTAGTTGCATTTAATACTTACAGAAGACTTGATTATCCTGCAATGAATGAAGCACCAAATGCTGAAACCGACGGACCTGTACCTACAAGGTTTACATATCCGATTAATGAACAAACTTTGAATGCTGATAATTATTATTCAGCTGCATCTGCAATAGGTGGTGATAATTTGTTAACAAGATTATTTTGGGATTTAGCTGATCCTGAATAATTAATTCATTTTGCAGATTTTTTAACCCTCGTATTTACGAGGGTTTTTTTGTAAAACCGAATAATACAGTTTTTAAAGTTCATCCTCAGATAAAACTACAAGAAAATCTTCTTTTTCCAGTATAACTTTTTCATCTTTAGGAATATTTAAATAAACCCCGAAGTTTATATCCGGTTTATTTTCATCTTTTTTGTGTCTTACTCCTAAGCATATTTCATCTCTTTTTTGAGCAATGTCTATTAAATCAACAAAATTAACTTCAATCGGAAATTTATCATAATACAGATGAATCGGTTTTAGATATATTTCGCTGCCGTCTTCTTGGAAAATGTCATCATAGAAAGCTTTGATATTCGGTTCCTCGCTTAATTGAGCCAAAATCATTGTTATCATTCGGTTACTGATTAAAAAGTCATTAACTCTTGTTTGATTCATCAATTGTTGATTTGCTGAATTCAGGATTTGAGTGATAATTTTTGTTTGTTGAGGGTTGCCGTCTTCAGATTCGATTTTTTGAAGCATTAATAAAGCAAGAAATGTATTAGAATCTGCTCTGTCTTCCGACATTTCACGTACGTCTGTAGCGAGAATTAAAATTGTTTCATAACTGAACGGCTTTAATTCTTTTAAATTTTCTAACAGCATCGGATTTTTATCAATAATATTTACTTTAATATTTTGATATTCTACATCAATTTCTTCTATTATTTGACGCAATTCTTCTGTCGGATTGTTAATAATGACATCAAATACAGAACCTTTTAACAGATATTCATCAGATTCTCGTATGAAAATTTCACCAATAGAATGCCATCCTAATATAAGAATTTTTTTAGTTACTTTATCAAGCCTTTTCAAATTGAAACTTTGTTCTTTTGGCTTGTATATTTGATTAACTGAAAAATCTATTGTTGAGTCATCTTCAGCAAGAATTACGATTTCATCATCTGCAAGCATTTTATAATCTTTCTCCGGCCTTAATGTCATTCCGTTACTATTGTTAATACCCAAAGGTATTCCGTCAGGAAAATGGTAAGGCAGATTTTTGAATTTAATACCTTCCCACTTCGGATTATTATAAAAATAGATTTCACTTAAATCAAAAGATAAAATTTCATTATAAACCACTTGTAAACCACCGGTTAAGGATGTTTGAACAAGTAATTTGCCCATTATATCCCAATTATCCAGTGCAATAATATTGTCATTATTCATCATTTTTATTAAATCTCTGTTTTCATCATGTAATATTTCAGCAATAACAGGAATTTCAATTTTCTTTTTAAAGTATGCATTCAAAGCAAGAATTGATTTAATAGCTTTAATATCAGAATCTGTTTTTTCATGTTTGGAAGCCATATCACCGGAACTTGCCATAATAATAATTGATTTTGCAGCATTTATATTTATACGAGAAAATTCATTTAAACTTGCTGTATTTCCATTCGTTGTGAAAATAGTTGTAGTATAAGTTTCTGTTATGTTTTTTTGAATATGATCGTCCATTACTTCTTTATCTTCAGAAGATAAAATGACGACAGTTGCTTTTTTTTCGCTTTCATTTGCCATAATCAACTCCTCAAGTACTCCTAAAACACGATGATTCCAACCAAGAATGATTGTATGGTTTTCTTCGAGAACCGGACCTGCACCTTTTCTGAATTTATAAAGTAGTTTTTCAAGTTCAGTAGTAATAAAGGCAATTAATGCAGAAAGAATTATAATGCCGACAAAACCACCTAAAACAGTGGTTATTCTAATCCATCCTGCCCCTTGAAAAGAATCTTGGAACATATTTCCGGGATCTGTCATTTGTAAAAATACATACCAAATATGATCCCAAAATGAATTGATTGTATTGTATTCTGCTGTATTATATCCAAACCCAAAAACGATTAATGCTCTGATACCTACAATTAATATAAAAGCAACAATAAAAATAACAAGTAAGCTCAGAAAAATTGAACTGCCGCCTTTATTCATAAACAGTTCAAAGCGATATCTAAGTTTATTTTTAAAAGTGTATTTATTATTTTTCATCTTGCAATAATTTAAGTTTTAGTCCGCTCCGAAAAATCTTTTTTTGCCACAAAGTCACGAAAACACAAAAACTCACAAAAAATAAAATGCTGATAACAAGCTCTTTGTGGATTTTAGTGATTTGGTGTTTTAGTGGCATCTTCATCTTTTTACCTTTTCGGAGTGGTCTCAAGTTTGATTTAATTGATTTATATTTGGAAGCCAAAAATAATAAAAAACATTGTTTATCAGAGAGTTCATTATATTACTTTTTAATTATAAAGCAAAAAACATGATTTATAATTAAAAAATACAATATGATTGATTTCATATCAGATACTGTAACCAAACCAACTCCGAAAATGAGAAAGGCAATGTTTAATGCAGAAGTTGGAGATGATGTTTTACAGGAAGTCCCCTACCTTTAATGAATTAGAACGATTATCCGCCGAGAAACGGAAAAATTAGATTAGTAACACATCTTGATATAAAAGAATGTGATGTTGATAAGTTTATTAAGATTTTACTTGGGATTGTTGATGATGTTGATTGTTAACGGATATGTGCTGGTGGCGTTTTGTTTTTGGTATTTTTCCATTTACATATTAATTATCCAATTGCAAACAGATGTTAATTGTTTATCTTCTGTTAAATTTCCTGCATTTAGTAGCATTCTCTTTTCCAGTTGACTAAATATTTCTTTCGACATACTATTTTCTATTGCTGCACCAATGAAAAATATAGCAGGTGAAAGGTTTTGTTTAGCAAAACTTGTTCTTATACGATTTAATGCTGAATTTGCAGTTTTCCAGTGTTCATCAGCTCCCGCAGGGTCAATACCACCTTTCAACTCTCCTAATCCGATATACTTTTTCGATATTTTATGAATTGAATTTTTAGTTTTACCTTTCAGTATAACTTCTGCCGGTTCTCCTTCCAATAAACACAAATCAATATTTTTACTTACAATTGGAACATTAATATTCATTAACAATAGTCTGTTCTTTTTATTTTTAACCCAATATAGACCTTTTATTCTTTTTTCAATATCATTGTCAGTTTTCGGTTTGTCTTTCCATAAATAATCTTCATTGTCAAGCCATTGGTATTTGATCTTGTAAATATTTAGAACAGATAACAAAGAACGTAAAAATTTTCTTTCTCCTAATGTGCCTGCGAGATTTCGTGCTTTACCACCTAACGAATCCCCTTTTATCAATAAATATCGGTAAACAAGTTCATTTATAAAATCATTACCTGCAGGTTCTAAAAAATTGTCAATTAAACCCTTAATTGCTTCTTTTTTATCTTCATCGTTCAAATAATTTATCGCTTTATCCGAAAGTCCCGAAGCTGTTAGTAAACTAATTCTCAAATCTATAATGTCCAGTAAGTCAATAGGATACTTTGCTTTACTTGCAAGTGATTTAAGAGCTTTTGCTTCTTCTACGTAAGGAACAGCAATGTAATTTTTTTCAAGTGCTAATGATATAAAACCGGCTCTTGTTTTTTGCCTTGATGTTACTAAATCATCAGCTTTTTGCAGATGATTTTTATAAGTTATTTTTTTTGCCATAAATAAACACATTTTCGTAATGGTGTTCTTCCATGCACACCCATTTGTTGGCTACTATTTCCTTTTTTCTGTGATAATACAAATATATTTTCAACTGACAATCCAAATTTTTCAGCAAAGTCAGAAAGGATTAAATCAACAGGAATTTCTTCTCCTGCATATTTAACATTATCATTCACCATTATAATTTTTCCGTTTTTGTCTAAAACTCTTGCCATTTCAAAGATAGTAAAACACATTTCAAGGAAATAATTTTGCACTAATCGCAAAACTCCATTATTATTTAATTTTTTTTCTTGTTTATATTTCTCTAATATTGTTAATATCTCAATTAACGCTTTATTACTTTCATAAGTAGATATAATTTTATTATAATCATCTAATCTGTTTTGTTCAGTATAAAATCTATGTAGTTCTTCAATTTTACTTTTGTTTTCAACAGTGCAAGAAAGCATATCCTGTCTTAATTTTTTAACATTGTTATTATCATTCCCCAAGAATATAAGTTCTAAGGCATATGTTCTTGTATAATCGTATCTGTTTGCATAAGGTGGTGACGTTATAATAAAATCATGTGAATTACTCGCAATTTCAGGCAATTTATATAAACAACTTCCTTCAATCACTGAAATATCACCTTTCTCATATTTTTTTTCAGAGGGAAATAAAGTTTGTTCTTGTTTAGATAAGTCGGCAATTATATCATTAAATTTTGAATTTATTGCTGTTTTAAAATCTTCTATTTTACCTTTATTGAATTTTTGTCTTAATGTTCTATTTGAACGATAATCCCAACGTAGATACTGCCCGTCTTTCCTTGTGTAGCTAATATCTTCTAATACTGAAAAAGCCACAAAATTTAAAAGTGAACTTACTCCGTTATTTAAATTATTTGTATATGTTAAATATTTGTTTAACAATATTTCGGTTGTTTCAGGAAAAGCTTCTTTTGTTATAGGTATGTGTTTAATATAGTTTTTATATTCTTTAATATTTTCAACTTTGTCCCAAATATCTATTGCTGTTTGTTTAAATTCATTTATGTTTATTTTATCTAATTTTGCTTTTTGCTGCATTACATAAACACCTACCGGAAGTAATTCTATTCCTGTTGATTTACAACCATAATCTGACGAAGCAAATAAGCTTGTTCCCACTCCCGCAAATGGGTCTAAAATTCTTTTCTTTTGTAAATTAAATTTTTCGATGTAATAATTAATTAAATTAGCTGAAAATCCTTCTTTATATTTGAACCAACGATATTTAGGACTTGTCTTGTTTGCCTGAAAACTAACAAGTTGTCTGCTTAGATATTTATCTTCACTTAATTTATGTTTGAATTTTTGTAATAATTTATCCCTATGTATTGTTTCTGTTATCATTTTTCAAAATTTATATTTTATGTAATAAATTGCAAAGATAATTATTTTTAGGTTATTGTATCGTTTTTTTCATTACCCATAACGGTTGAATAGGCAACGTGCAGAGTAAATTTCGATAATTTCTCGGTTTGCTCACAGCACAAATTTTTGCCTTATTATTTATTTCAAATTCAAAATTTTTGCGACCATGCAAATTCCCTTTGTCCTTGCGGATTTTTGCTGACCTGCATGTTGTTTATTTGTTTGTTGTGAATCGTGTTTCTATTATTCTTTTAAAAAATCCATAATCAGATAATTCATTTACGTATATTGTATCTTTTGGATAAAATTCATAGTTTAACCTTCCATATTGTACATTATTACTATCCTCTTTTTTTCTGCTTATTAATCTTGAAAAATCAAAATAATCAACTATACTGTCAGTATCTCTAATCCAAATATCGCCTTTTTGAAAAGTCACAGTATCCGGTAATAATTTTCCAAATTCTCTTTCCACACCATAAAATGTTACAGTATATTCAGTCTCTGATAAACTATCAAAGTGATAAAATCCACTAGTCCCCCAACCAGATTGATAATAAGAAATGTCGATTTTAATATCATCGAATATTTTAGATTCTGTTCTTATTGAATCAATTTCTGATTTATAATTCTCATCATAATATAAGTCAATAGATTCAATCACTTTATTCGAATCAATACTTGCTATTAATCCTGATTTTATTCGATACTATCTTTTTGATGTAAAATCCATTGTTGAATCAAGCAATACTGTTCCATATGTATGATAATCATACTTCCCATGGTATGTATATTTATAAATTACATTTTTACTATTATAAACTCTCTGAATATATAAACTGCTTAACTTTTCATCAAAGTCACAGCCAGAAAGTAAAATAATAATAATTATGTAGCCAATCCTTTTCATCACAATGATTCACAACATATAAGCATTCTATCGACAGTTGCGACATGCAGAATGCGAGTACTCAAAATTAACAAAAAATACTGTAAAAAAGATATACTTCCAAATAATTTGTAAGCAATTGTTGAGAGAATGCAGTTGGACTATGCCTCTTATGGGTATTATGTAAACCGGTTGATATTTCTAATATAGCCGGATAAACATCGGTTTTTTAACATCAACAAATATAAAAAAATAATATGCACTTTACATATCTGTTTAAAATTTACTTTTCAATGTTGTTTTGTTAATTAATTATTTGTTCTAAACGAAATTAATTTACCACTTCAATATAATTCTGAAAACATTTTCGGGTTCCAAACCGCTCACATCAACTTCACTGCAATTTGGTATATGATGAACCATAAGCTTGTTGTTCTGTTCTTGTATTGACTCTATACAGGTTCTTAAAGATGCTGTAAGGATTTCGCCTTTATGATATTTAAAAAAATAATGCAACCCTTCACTAAATCCGCCGTATTCTTGTACGGTCAAAAGAATAGTGTTAGTACAACCCTCAATCTTTTTAAAAGTTTTAATAATATCTGTTCGTTGCGGATAGGTATATCCTTCTGTAACCCATGAGAGTTCTGCTATGGGGAATCCATCAGGTTTGCCCAAGAATTTATCGGTTTTTGTGTCGTAAAAGATAACTTGAATTAATCTTTCGCCTGTTCCTTGGTAGTTTGTTTCTTCATTTATTTCCAATTCATGTACAATATTTTCATTAATCATATTCTTATAATCTTCGGAGATATCAGTCATAAAAATGTTAAAAGCAAGGGCTGTTATTCCGTTGTCAAGTTCAACGATAAAACATTCTTTCAGAGGTATTGTTGCATGATTTTCCCAAACTTCTGTTACAAATACCTGATGGTCTTTAATGTATTTGACTTCATATTTTGTGAATACTTTTTTCAAAATGTTCAGCGTAATATCACAGTCAGTTTTTTGACTGTAACATACAGATGAAAATATTATTAATGCAGATATAAGTATTGATTTCATATTTTATAAATTTTACCATTTTTAAATCCTTCGCCTTCGAATAAATTATTAATATTGGTTTTTCTCATTTTTAAGGTTCAAATATTTACTAAATATACAATAATTTTGTCATTATTGGTTTTATAAAACAAAAAAACCGACCTTTACAGATCGGGTTTACAATTTATTTTCCTACATAAATGAATTATTTTTCATCTTTTTCTGCTTGTTTCTTCATATAATCTTCTTGAACAGCTTTCGGAAGTGGTTCATATTGAAAGAATTCCATTGAATAGTTTGCTCTTCCGCTGGTAACATTCCTTAATGTTGTAGCATATCCGAACATTTCCATTAATGGAACATAACCGTTCAATTTTTGAGATCCTTTACGGAAACGTCTCATGGTATCAATTTTACCTCTTCTTTTATTCAAGTCACCAACCACATTACCAATATAATCATCAGGTGTACTGATCTCAATTTTCATCATCGGTTCTAATAAGATCGGTTTTGCTTTTGCAAATGCCTGTTTAAATAAAACAGATGCACAAGTTTGAAAAGCTCTGTCAGATGAGTCAACTGCATGATTACTTCCGTCCAATAACACAGCTTTTATGTCAACAATCGGGAATTTTGCAAGAATTCCTTCTGCCATTGTTTTTTGAAGACCTTTACTGACTGCCGGTATAAATTCTCTCGGAATAACACCACCTTTTATTTTATCCACAAATTCATATCCGTTTCCTTTATTCGGCTCAAAACGTATAACTGCCTCTGCAAATTCACCTTTACCACCTGATTGTTTTGAATGTCTATATTTATGTTCAATTTCCATTGAGATTGTTTCTCTTAAAGCAACTGAAGGCTCTCCTACTTCAACATCAACATTGAATTCATCTTTTAATCTGTCGATGATAATCTCAAGGTGTAATTCTCCCATTCCTGCTACAATGGTTTCGTCAGTTTCATCATTATATCTTGCATGGAACGACGGATCTTCATTAGAAAGTTTTGCTAATGCTTCACCCAATTTTTTTCTGTCATTTTTATTTTCAGAACTAATTTTTAATTCAATAACCGATGGCGGAACGTGTATTGATTCTAATAAAACATTATCGTTAATATCACATAAAGTATCACCTGTTTTTGTTGCTTTCATACCAATAAGTGCAACTATTTCTCCGGCTTTTGCAATTGAAATTTCCTCTCTTTGCTTTGCTCTTATTCTGAATATTCTTCCTACTCTTTCTTTTTTGCCTTTAGTTGAATTCATTAAAGGTATTCCGCTTTTAATTTCACCGGAAAAAATTCTGATAAATGTTTGTTGTCCGACATACGGATCATTTATCAGTTTAAAAGCCAAAGCAGAAAACGGTTCTTTACATGAAGGATTTCTTGTATATGTTTTTTCAGAATCATATACATCTGTTCCAACAACTGCACCAACATCAACAGGTGAGGGTAAATAATCAATTACAGCATCTAACAGTAGTTCAACACCTTTATTTTTATAAGCGGCACCTGTAAAAACAGGAGTTATCATCAACTTTAAAATGGCAGAGCGTGCAGCTTTTTTCAATAATTCATAAGGAATATCTTTTTCTTCCAGATAGAGTTCCATAATTTCATCATTAAAATCAGAAAGCTTTTCAATAAGCAACTCTCTTGCTTTATCAGTTTCCTCTCTGTATTCAGCAGGAATATCAATTTCCTGTCTTTCATTATCCCCAAAAATGTATGCTTTATTTTTTATAACATCTACAATTCCGTTGAAATCTTCTTCTGATCCCATAGGTAATTGGAAGGGTACAGCATTAGCGTCTAAAAATTCATTCATTTGTGAAACAACTGCCTGAAAATCAGCACCTGTTCTGTCCATTTTATTTATAAATGCAATTCTGGGAACTCTGTATCTGTCAGCCTGATTCCAAACTGTTTCGCTTTGAGGTTCAACGCCTCCCACGGCACAAAATAAAGCCACCATTCCGTCAATTACTCTTAATGAACGTTCAACTTCAATAGTAAAGTCAACGTGTCCGGGAGTATCAATTATATTGATTTGAGAATCTTGCCAATTACATGAGATTGCAGCAGAAGCAATCGTAATTCCTCTTTCTTGTTCTTGTTTCATAAAATCCATTGTAGCTTCACCATCGTGAACTTCACCGACTTTACGTGTTACACCTGTATAGAATAATATCCTTTCAGTAACTGTTGTTTTTCCTGCGTCAATGTGAGCTGCAATACCTATATTTCTTAATTTTTGAAGTCTCATTATTGTTTATTCGTTTATCTGTTTATTCGTTTATCTGTTTAATTGTTTTATGCTGTTTCTCTGTTTTTTGTAATCATTAACTGTCAGAAAACTTATTCAGATTTAAATATGTTTTGTAACACCCTTAGGCTTTGTAATGAAATAACTTGCTCACTTAAGCTTGTTCTTTTGCACGCTAACTTCACTAAAAAGCCTCGCCGTCCCGAAGCAAGTTCGGGATGACTGTGTTTTTTAGCTTTGTTACCGCACAAAATAACTTCGCTTATTCTGACCAACTTATTTCATTACAAAGCCTAAATTAAAAAGTTCGCAAAGGAAAGATATTTTTTTTAATATATGAATGTACTGATGAATATTTTTTTATTTTTTTACTTTGCAGGCTAAATCTTATTTTGAAGTGTTATCAAAAACAGTTGTTCATTATAAAATAAAAGTTATAAGTCCATAAATTTTAATAAGCTTCTTCAAAATTCTCGATGTATCCTATGTAGTATTTATCTGACTTCTTTGAATATAATACGGAACAATAGTATCTCATAATAAAAAGACAGCCAAATTTGACTGTCTAATTTTGGTGGGAGATACAAGACCATGTCATATATTCCGCATCTATCATTCTTTCAGCTATTGTGTTGCTTTTTATTATAGCGATTTTTTAATTTACATTTCTAAAAACTATACTTCAATTTAAACATAAACATATTATAGTCTGATAAATTTGCAAACATATTAATCCCTTTACCGTCAAAAATTACTGTTGATAAAGATATTTCAGCATTATCTGTTGCTTGAAATAAAATTTCAGGTGTATATATTACAGCAAAATTATTTCCTACATCTTCCCAGTCTGAAACAATAAATCCTCCTGCAAGAGGTCTTAATTTTAATTTATCATCAAAAAATTTCTTTTCATATCCAATCATGAAATAATCATCTAAAGCTTCTGTTCCTCTTTCGTGAATAAAACCGTGTAAGTATTGGAAATTTAGGTATGAACCATCACTAAAATTATAATCTGCACCAAGAACAAATTTTACATAAGCCTCTTTTTTTAAGATAGTTGTATCAATCATTGTCATTTCAGCCGGTGTTCCTGCCGGATAGAGTGCTGATAAATCAGTTGTCATATTTACATCTGTTTCAGGTAAAAATGCGGCTGCTTCTGCCCAAACACCGACACCGCCAATACTTCCGGCTAAATCTGCTCCAAAAATATGTGTTCTGTAAAATGATAAATCGGAATTAATACTGACACCTCCGATTGCATCAACAGGCATAATTGTATTGTATGTAGAAATCGGCATACCGTCTCTTCCCCAAACATAACTTAAAGAAAAATCAAAACCTGCTGCAAAACCTTTAAATTTTATTCCGGTTGTTGCACTCTCCCCAAAATTATATGCCGGTATATTTATTTGGTCTGTAAATCCCGTTAATATCATTCCTTCGGGCAATTCCGGTGAAGGATTTAAGACATTTGCAAAAATACCGACCGGCATATTTGCAGGCTGAAAGAACGGAATAAATACTCCTTGTAAAGAAAATTCATTGTTCAAGTAATAAGTCATATTTATTGCATCTGAACCTCTGTGCCGTCCGAAATCTAAAATATCTTCCAAATCGTAAGGATTTAGATTGTCAGTTGGGTTTAGTTTATCAGCAGTTCCCCAAGTTATTCTTTGACGACCGATTTTTACATCAAGGTTTTTGAATAAAAAGCCGTAAAGTTCAACATAGGCCTCTCTCATTTCAAGATTATAAGGATCAACAATGCCTTTGTTGTATAGGTCTGCGGAACTTGAATATTGAGGTAGTCCAATGTTTCTGAACCAAACTTCGCTGTAAAATTTTGAATTATCTGTAATTGATTTATTCAATTTTAAATTTAATCTGTTTTCATTCCAAGCCCAATCATTAGGTTTGTTGAGCAAAAAACGTTGGTCAGTTAAGAAATCGCCCGATAATTTTATTTTATTGTCGGTTTCTTGTGCATTTGCAATATTTGTACTGATTATAATCACCATAAACATTGCGAAAATTAAATTAATTCGTTTCATTTTTTTAGATTTTTAGAAATTTTATTTTTAATTCTTTTAGTTATTAAATCAAAATTTTTAAAAGCAGTCAGAGCTATTTGATGTCCTTCTTTTATGAGTTCTTTTATTGCTTCAGGTGTTGTGGTTTTATCAAACTTCGTAGGATGTTTTAATCCGTCCAACATTACATATTTTACTTTTTTGCCTTCTGATTGATAATACAGGTTGATTAGTGTTTCTACGCCAAATTTTGAATGTTTCATTTTATTGACAATGGGTAAAATATCTTTTTTTAATAAAGAACGCTGTCCTGTAAACGATTTAAACGGATTTATACTGTAATTAATCAGGGTTTCGGTTGCTTGTCCGAGCACCATATCTGCTTCATTCATAAACACAGGTGTTAATAATTGAGCAAAATGTTCTTCTGTTAGGTTTGATAAATCTGCATCAATGAATGTAATTATTTCACCTGTTGCATTTTCAATACCGGTAGCCATTGCAAAACCTTTTCCCTTATTTCTGGGAAACTTTATGTATTTCAGATTATGTAAATTTTTAAGTTCTCTTACAATTTCATCAGTTTTATCTGTTGAACCGTCATTTACAACAATAACCTCATTAAAAAAATAATCAGAGACTATTAACAGAACATCTTTTATTGTTTGCTCTTCATTATATACGCAGATTACTGCACTTGTTTTCATTATTTGTCAAGATTTAGATATTTTAATAATTCCTTATTTGCAGCTTCTTTCCCAATTTTAATCAGTTCATTAGCTTTATAAAAATCAAAATTGTTTGATGTGTCATAAGGAATACTTATTAGAATATCGGGTTTATATTTTTCAATATTTTGTTTTGCCAGTTTATGAACCATTGCAGATGTTGTGGCAGTTAAAAGAGAAAAA
This sequence is a window from Bacteroidales bacterium. Protein-coding genes within it:
- the fusA gene encoding elongation factor G; this encodes MRLQKLRNIGIAAHIDAGKTTVTERILFYTGVTRKVGEVHDGEATMDFMKQEQERGITIASAAISCNWQDSQINIIDTPGHVDFTIEVERSLRVIDGMVALFCAVGGVEPQSETVWNQADRYRVPRIAFINKMDRTGADFQAVVSQMNEFLDANAVPFQLPMGSEEDFNGIVDVIKNKAYIFGDNERQEIDIPAEYREETDKARELLIEKLSDFNDEIMELYLEEKDIPYELLKKAARSAILKLMITPVFTGAAYKNKGVELLLDAVIDYLPSPVDVGAVVGTDVYDSEKTYTRNPSCKEPFSALAFKLINDPYVGQQTFIRIFSGEIKSGIPLMNSTKGKKERVGRIFRIRAKQREEISIAKAGEIVALIGMKATKTGDTLCDINDNVLLESIHVPPSVIELKISSENKNDRKKLGEALAKLSNEDPSFHARYNDETDETIVAGMGELHLEIIIDRLKDEFNVDVEVGEPSVALRETISMEIEHKYRHSKQSGGKGEFAEAVIRFEPNKGNGYEFVDKIKGGVIPREFIPAVSKGLQKTMAEGILAKFPIVDIKAVLLDGSNHAVDSSDRAFQTCASVLFKQAFAKAKPILLEPMMKIEISTPDDYIGNVVGDLNKRRGKIDTMRRFRKGSQKLNGYVPLMEMFGYATTLRNVTSGRANYSMEFFQYEPLPKAVQEDYMKKQAEKDEK
- a CDS encoding SusD/RagB family nutrient-binding outer membrane lipoprotein; the protein is MKRLYIIVLVLLVFSTSCTKNFLDFNTDSKSPSAVEGEFFVTQAEKELMDQISSTNVNWNIWKLVAQYWTECQYTDESNYDILNRNIPEQIFRAYYRNVLKPLNEARKLITEDELVGAETEAQKQNKLFIIDILEVYCYHNLVNIFGDVPYSEALDFENISPVYDDAATIYSDLLARLNTVIAGLDVNSNSYVHADHIYNGNVSAWLKFANSLKLKIAINLADVNASVALTNVEAAVTAGVFTSAADNALFAYEGASPNANPLYDDLIASGRHDFVAANTIIDAMNALNDPRMDYYFKNQIGGVWIGGPYGFSNVFSNYAQVNSTISDAVFPGILMTYSEIQFYIAEAAARGWSVGQTAEDAYNVAVQASFDFWGAGDAATYLADDAPYTGYASWQEAIGEQAWISYYTRGLVAFNTYRRLDYPAMNEAPNAETDGPVPTRFTYPINEQTLNADNYYSAASAIGGDNLLTRLFWDLADPE
- a CDS encoding glycosyltransferase family 2 protein yields the protein MKTSAVICVYNEEQTIKDVLLIVSDYFFNEVIVVNDGSTDKTDEIVRELKNLHNLKYIKFPRNKGKGFAMATGIENATGEIITFIDADLSNLTEEHFAQLLTPVFMNEADMVLGQATETLINYSINPFKSFTGQRSLLKKDILPIVNKMKHSKFGVETLINLYYQSEGKKVKYVMLDGLKHPTKFDKTTTPEAIKELIKEGHQIALTAFKNFDLITKRIKNKISKNLKK
- a CDS encoding type II restriction endonuclease, producing MAKKITYKNHLQKADDLVTSRQKTRAGFISLALEKNYIAVPYVEEAKALKSLASKAKYPIDLLDIIDLRISLLTASGLSDKAINYLNDEDKKEAIKGLIDNFLEPAGNDFINELVYRYLLIKGDSLGGKARNLAGTLGERKFLRSLLSVLNIYKIKYQWLDNEDYLWKDKPKTDNDIEKRIKGLYWVKNKKNRLLLMNINVPIVSKNIDLCLLEGEPAEVILKGKTKNSIHKISKKYIGLGELKGGIDPAGADEHWKTANSALNRIRTSFAKQNLSPAIFFIGAAIENSMSKEIFSQLEKRMLLNAGNLTEDKQLTSVCNWIINM